From a region of the Nitrospira sp. genome:
- a CDS encoding osmotically inducible protein C, with protein MPTQTEVHTVNGINVETLKGTVSAIQSDPELAKCRFRASNKWIDASHNCTTIKDFYGAKQEMTHKQEFQIHADEPPILAGTDKGANPVEILLSALASCVTTGMVAHAAVNNIHVEELESHLEGDIDLRGFLGLDATVPKGYTDIRVTFKVKTDTDNLKKLERYAQFSPVYNTLTHGTKVDIRVEPK; from the coding sequence CAAGGGTACCGTAAGCGCGATTCAGTCCGACCCCGAACTGGCCAAATGCCGGTTCCGTGCCAGCAACAAGTGGATCGATGCCAGCCACAATTGTACGACCATCAAGGATTTCTACGGGGCGAAACAGGAGATGACGCACAAGCAGGAATTCCAGATCCACGCCGATGAACCACCGATCTTGGCAGGTACCGACAAGGGCGCCAACCCCGTCGAGATCTTGCTCAGCGCCCTGGCCAGTTGCGTCACGACAGGCATGGTCGCCCACGCCGCCGTGAACAACATCCATGTCGAGGAACTGGAGTCGCACCTGGAGGGGGATATCGACTTGCGCGGATTTCTCGGTTTGGATGCGACGGTCCCCAAGGGATACACGGATATCCGTGTAACCTTTAAAGTCAAAACGGACACGGACAACCTAAAGAAACTTGAGCGGTACGCGCAATTTTCTCCCGTGTACAACACGCTTACCCACGGCACGAAGGTAGACATTCGCGTCGAGCCCAAGTGA